The Triticum urartu cultivar G1812 chromosome 6, Tu2.1, whole genome shotgun sequence genome includes the window CTTGTGATGACAAGTGGTGCAGCCTATCTGTAACACTTCTCATAACATGGAAGTTTTGTGTTTTATGTTCGTTCGTCCGTTTTTctaaaatgttttatctcttgaACCGTGCATCCAAATCATAAACTATTTTCATCGTTGCGTTTCTCGCATCAAAATCTTCAAAATTAGATCCCATGCTAGTAggtttgacgaactttttttttcatttttgttgTGAAATATAAAAAAAGGGAAAACCTGTAATGGCAAAAAGTCGGAAATAAACCAAAAAAATCAGAAGCAAACAATGAAAACCCAAAAAATGGAAGCACACATGTGCCTTTATTTTGGGAAGCAGATCTAAAGATGAAATGAGCTTCTCCCCGCCTAGTCCCCGTTTCGATGATGCATCTAACGTTGTCGAAGGGCATGCGAAGGTGTCGGCTGATATCGCAGGGTTTGGTTGGTTATGATCTTCGGTGGATATGTTTGGATCCATTCTTTGTTCGTCTTTGTCCGTGTGTCTACAAGTTAGATCGTCTCGATCTATACTTCTTCATCCGCGACGTAAGCCGACGTTTGCTGTTCCGTTGCGCTAGTTCGTGTGTCTATGAGCATAGATGTATTTTTTGTTATTTCCATGCTAGTAGGTTTGAAGaacttttttttcatttttgttgtgaaatagaaaaaaagaggaaaaacTTGTAATGGGAAAAAGTCGGAAataaaaaaatcgaaaaaaaaatcagaagcaaaCAACGAAAACCCGAAAAATGGAAATAGGAAGCACATCTTTTTTGGAAGCACACATGCCTTTATTTTGGAAAACTGGAAAACCGATATGGACCAGCCGCCAGCTTTTCTTTTGGACGAGCGCGGTCAGCTGATGTGCCCGTCGGCCCAGCCCAACCCGCCCTGCCGCTCTCTCTTCCTTCCATCTCTCCCCCGATTCCACCCCTAAAAAAAACCTCTCACCCAATTCCGGCACACACCCATACGCCGCGGCGGCATATCCTAACCCTAGCCGTCAACGGCGGCGCGCTCCGTAACCCGTGTCCTACGATTGACTGCTGGAGAGAAAGCTACAGGGGTCGAGTTGGATGGCGCCTTCTACATCCGACGGTGAGGCGAGCAGCAGCGGGACGGGCTCAAAATCGAAGGAGAAGGAGCGGCCAAGGTCCTTTGACGAGAAGACCCGGACCGCGTGCTGGCGGAAGGCGGCGGTGCTGGCAGGGCGACACCCAGAGCGGTGGCGGCAGGACGCCGCTGGCAACGTGGTGTGTCGCCGCTTCTGGAGCTGCCACGGCTGCCTCTGCTACGAATACGACCACATCATTCCCTTCTCCAAAGGTCAGCTTGTTATTTCCGCCAGAAAACACTACATTTCTTATTTTATTGCTGAAAAGAGAGCATGTTTTGTTGCACGTGAGCATGTTCAAAACGTTGATTAGTTTTTTATCTGGTTAGTGTCTTGTTGAACACTCGTAAGTTTAGTTCAGGGGCATATGAGGTGATTCTTACGGATACACCTTTGAGTTTAGAATCCAACTCTTCCAAGCACCTGCTCATTTAGCTCGGAAATCTGAATGGATGAATATCTAGTTTGGATTTTGACAACAGTGTTGTCGAAACAGTGGATGCTACCATTTTTTTGTTTGTGTGTATTAAAATGCTGTTATTTTTTTCATTCTAAGATATATATCATAGGCTCATTGCTGGGTCTAAATCTTAAATTTATCGGATGTGGGTTTGGATTTGATTAGTTGGAAATAACTGCAGACAAAGCTAAGGATAACATACCTACCAAACCAAATATTACATGACTAACAGACCTCATTTGATGTATGTGTGGCAAACAAAAGACAACATGAGCTCATCTCCTTTCTGCAGCCGTCCCTGCATACCCATGACACTGAAGATATTAGGATTCCTAGCTTTGATTGTATATCTTGTGCAGGATCCCATGTCTGAATGTTTTAAGTTAGTATTATCCAAACAACTTGTGCTACCAAATATGTCGATTAATCGTTGCATCTTTTACTTCCTGAGGTGTATGAGCTTTGTTCTAAACAGGAACATCTTGCATCATTTGTTGTTTCTACCTTTTACTCTTTCCTAATCCTTGTTTGTCTGTAAATATTTGTTGCGGCCCTTTTGCAGTGTACCTGGAAGTGGTACAATATGTTCTCTTTGAGACTCTGATTTTCTTCCATTAGTTATTATAGACTGCTCAGTTTAACTGTTGATCATTGGATTTAGGAGGGGAATCTACTGTTGAGAATTGCCAGATCCTTCAGACTAGGGTGAACCGTTCCAAGTCTGATAAAGCATGGGTGGAGAAGGCAGAGATGCAAGGCTTTTCCTGCGATATCAAGTTCACAGGTGAGCtaaacaatatttgattcttacATTTCAACAATGTTAGGGAATATACCTGCTCTGTTTTTTCATTTTCGGCAGATGAATTTCTGATACATGATTTGCTTAATGTTATTGTCTTATTGGGCAACAGTGTCACAGAGACACATTTGCTTATATACATATTGCCATCGGAAATAAAGGGCAATAGGGTATTGAAAAGTACTGCATATAATCTCTTTATAAGAAAGAAAATTAGGTGAGCTGTGGAAGCAGAATTGCTATTAGTCTACTAGACTTGAGTATCGTTATGTTGAATAGCATGTTCCTGGACCATCTGGGACTTATGTTTTTCGTTGTGATGATTCTTGATTTAGGTGTAGTGTAGGGGTGCTGATTGGCTTAATTCTTTTCTACATTAATCAATTGGTCGTTCATATGTTGGTACTATTTTTGAAATGAGTCTAGATTGAATTTAACATGTGATGTAGGCGAAAAACATGCAAAACCATCTAGAAGTGCTCCAGAAGTTAGACCGAAAGTTAGACTATCTGACAGCTTCTACTAACATAGATTGGGAAATATTCTGGCTTTTCTTTCTGTTATGAACCTTGGCTCACAATGGATCAATTTGGGTGTGAATAAGGGCTCAAAGATTGAGGATATTGTGCTTCCCCTCAGCTACCCCACTATAAGGCTTGTTCCTGATAGAAAGAGAGGCTCTAAAGCTTAAGTTACATGCCAGCTCCAGCATTCTATCTTTATttgatcaacaacaacaacaataacaacaacaataaagcctttagtcccaaacaagttggggtaggctagaggtgaaacccataagatctcgcaacctaCCCCGACTTCTCTTACATTATCAGCACGTTTAGCCATCCGCTATGAACTGGCGCTTCTGGAGGCCcccgctgaatatgcccaaacgatgttggacaagcttctcttcaattagtgctaccccaactctatctcgtatatcatcatttcGGACTCGGTCTTTGTGTGGCCGCACATCCACCTCAACATGCGCATGTTGCCTTTTAGTCGTCCAACACTCAGcaccatacaacattgcgggtcgaatCGCCGTCCTATaaaacttgccttttagcttttgtggcactctcttgtcatagaaaatgccagaagcttggcgccacttcatccatccggctttgattcgatggttcacatcttcatcgaTATCCCCATCCTTCTGTagcattgaccccaaatatcgaaaggtgtccttctgaggcACCACCTGCCCATCAAGGCTATTCTCCTCCTTGTGCGTAGTAGTACTGAAACAACACCTCCGcactcggttttagttctactaagtctaaaacctttcgattccaaggtttgtctccacAGCTAACTTCCTATTGACCCCCATCCGACTATCATCGACTAGCATCACATCATCcccaaagagcatacaccatgggatatctccttgtatatccctcGTGGCCTCATCCATCACCAAAGCAAAAAGATAAGGCCTCAAAGCTGACCCCGGGTGCAGTCCTATTttaatcgggaagtcatcagtgtcaccatcacttgttcgaacacttgtcacaacattatcgtacatgtccttgatgagggtaatgcactttgctgggactttgtgCTTCTCCAAGGTCCACCACATGACATTCCACGGTGTCTTATCgtaggccttctccaagtcaatgagCACCATATATAggtccttcttttgctccctatatctctccatGAGTTGTCATACCAATAAAATGACTTCCATGATCaacctcccaggcatgaaaccaaactgacttttggtcacgcttgtcattcttcttaagaggtgctcaatgactctctcccatagcttcattgtatggctcatcagcttaattccacgGTAATTAGTATAACTCTGAACATCCCCCTTATTCTTGAAGgttggtactaatatactccgtctccattcttctggcatcttgtttgcccgaaaaatgaggttgaaaagcttaGTTAGCCATACTATAACTATGTCTCTGAGGCCTctccacacctcaatggggatacaattAGGGCCCATTGCAttgcctcctttcatcctttttaaGGCCTCCTTGACCTCAGACTCCTGGATTCGCCGCACAAAACGCCTGCTGGTATCATCAAAGGAGTCAATCCAGTTCAGTGGTAGAGCTCTCATTCTCCCCATTTAACAACTTGTCGAAGTACTCCCGCTGTCTCATGGGACGCTCAGAAGAAGAGTCGTTAGCGCGTGGGGCCTGAGGGCCGTCGCTTTCGGAGACTGTGCGATGTCAAGTGCAGGGTTAACAGGCATAGCAACTCATAAAAGCATAACTGGTTTTGATACACGAGCAAAAGCGACGTGGCTGTAGGGGCGGACCCTTCTCAGCCTAaggataatgcagcccgaggggcgccctcAATTGAACAAACCGAAAAGTCACCTGGCAATGTTGTTGCAGTAGCGTCGAGGAAGCCGATGAAGCGTGTCGCGGGGGTTCGCTCCTCACGAGTCGGGCGGCTCCTGAGGCTCGCGAGGCTCGCGAGGGATAGGGGCTTCGCGAGGTGTTAGCGCTGAGGGCCTGGCCTCGTGAGACGCCAACGCGAGCTGGGCGAGCCGTTGGTACGTGGCGCCCGCGTTCAccaggccgaagggcatgcggATGTAGCTGCAGGGGTAGCCCCCACTTCGGCCGACGCGTGACGGCTAGAAGAGGTCTTGAGAGGCGGCCCTGTTGAGGCCAGGGATGTTGACACAGACGTGCAGTTCGCCCCCCGCGTCGGGAGCGGCAACTAAGCCAGTGGGGCATGCGGGTCGGCGCTCACGTGTATGGCCCGCGCTTCCTGAAGTTCGCTAATTGCCTTGGTGATGAATTCTCATGCTCCTGGCGCCTCGCGTCGTGCTCCTTGCTTGTGGGGGCGCGCgccgaagcacgcctccaagtggtgcccgagcgcctccctcgttgCAGCGGTCAGGTCAGAGGCCCTTCAGGTGGGAGCCCCCGAGCCCTTCCCGAGGGCGGTGccgggcacgccttcctatgcggGAGGGAGGCAACAGCGGCAGGCACGACACCAGAGGCCTCGGCAAAGGGTGCCTTCTTCGTCTTGAGGCGGTTCTTGGGGAGGAGCTGCTTCTTCTTAGCGGGAACAACATCAGGGGGCGCGACGTCTTCCCCGCCATCGGAGTTCTCAGCCGTCGCAGCCTGGTAGGCGTGCTCGAGGGAGCAGACCGCATCCTTCTCATCACAGGCGACGGTGATGATGCCGCTGcaccctggcatcttgaggacattgtagccatggtgtgtagccgccatgaacttggcgagggtCGGATGCCCCAAGATGGCATTGTACGTGAGGCCGATGTGGGccacgtcaaagtcgatgagctcggtgtggtagttttCGCGGGTGCTGAACGTGACGGGAGGCGCACCTGCCTCAGGGGAGTGGTGGAGCCGTAAGTCACCCCAGAGAACGTCTAGTAGGGATGAGCTAATCATACGACACTTGAAGCGTATTGAAGGTCTCCACAGAaagcacgttgaggccggcgccgccgtcgatgagggtcttggtgtcTGAGACGTTGCTGATGGTGGGGTGCACAGCATGGAGAGCGCACCAGCGGTAGCCGAGCACCTGAGGCGGCCTTTGGAATCGAAGGTGAGGGCGTACTGCGACCACTTGAGGGGACGCACAACCTCAAGCCTCGGGAGAGCTGCATTCACCTCATGAGAAAACTGCTTGAAGAGGCGGCTTGACGCGGGGGGGCCTGAGCTCCGTCGACGATGCAGGCTATCGCGCGAGGCTCCTGATAGCCCCCAGCCCCTTTGTCTGGCTGGTTGTTGTCGTACCTCCTGgggggcggcggcagcggcagaaGGCCTGCGTTGCCCTGAGGGCGGACCTCACGAGGCTGATCGCGCCAGgcatcctcgcgaggctggtcacGCCAGCCCTGGTGGGGGTTGCGGTTGTCCCAGCGTGCTCCACCGCGACCTCCTCCACGGCCGCTGCGCTCGGGGCGGCGGCCCAGGCGCTCGTCATGGAGCGCCCTGAGCTCCTGACAGTCATCGGTGTTGTGAGTGCGCACGTTGTGGAAGACACAAGACAGGTAGccgtctttggcgggctcatcgTGATCACGGCCATGCTTTAGCTCGGGCTCCGCCGCCAGCACGACAAGGCCCTTGCGCTTCGcctccttggccttggccttcttgtcgtCGGGATCGGCGTCGGAGTTGTTGAGGAGGGACGTGCGGCCTTCCTCCGCCCTCGCGCACTTGTcggccaggttgaacagctccaacaCGGTGCACAGTTCATCGTTGATGGCGAGCTTCTCATTCATCTGGACGTGACGCCTTCGGTGAACGCCGAGATGACGACCTCATCCGAGGCCTTCGGGATCTTGAGGCGGACTTGGGTGAAACGTTGGATGTACTTGCGGAGAGTCTCTCCAGAGCGATGCTTCACGCGCCGCAGATCGCTGATGGTGAGGGCGTGGTCTCgggtgccttggaagttggcgatgaagcgctCGCGAAGCTCATCCCACGAGGAAATTGACCCTTCAGGCAGATTCATGAGCCAGGAGCGCACGCcgtccttgagggccatgggaaaccagttcgccatgaccttgtCGTTGCCGTTCGTCGCCTCGATGCTCAAcacgtagagctggaggaactccgcaagGTCAGGGATGCCGTCGTAGCGAGAAGGCAACTCCAGCTTAAACTTGACTTGCCAGACCACCCGACGCAGCTCACAGGTGAAGGCGCGGCATCCAACAGCGCTCACGGGTGCGCATCGAGCAGGAGCGGCGCGGTCATGGCGCCCATGCGTCGCGGCCTCTTGGACGGCCCGGTCTTGGTGCTGACGTAGCGGTACCGGGGGTGCGTGCGCGCGTCGTGCAGCGACTGATGCACAATTTGGCAGTTGGCCTCGTCTCGAGCTAGTGCCGGCGCTCCACGCGACGGAGCGTGAGGCCGCCGTCGTGTTGGGGCTTGGAGCTGTCGCCGCGCAGGCGAGGGGGTGGAGGCGCACTGTGCGCCACGTCGCCTGCGCGAGATGGCAGAGGATGGAACGAGTGGGAGGGCGTCGGGGCCTCGCCTGCGGTGTTGACGAGTTCGGTGATGCGGCCTAGCCAGACGTCGTAGCcctcgtcgacggggcggtagcgcagcagctcgcgtgccatgagtaGGCGCAACCTGCGCGTTCGCTGGCCCGCGGTGAGCACGGGAGGACGTAGCCGTGACCGGCATGAGGGAAGGCGTGGCGGTGCACGAAGGGCGGCAGGGAGGAGTCCTGCTGCTCGTGAGCAGCCGGGTCAGTGGGCGCATTGGGCGCGGCTGATGGGGAGAGGCGgcggccgccgcggcccgccggctccgtctgggcgacgcgagccGCACGGCGCTCGACACGAACACGACGAGCGTCGGCCATGGGGACGGTGAAGCGGGATCGAAATGAAGCGGAAGAACttcggcacacccctacctggcgcgccaaatgtcggaatCGGGGCTCCGCAGAACCAAAgaaaggttcgaactctggggtgtgcGGAAGGACTTGGCTAGGCTACGACCCGCTACTCACTGCCTCACGGTGATGCTCCGACGTGCTCGAGCAAACGGGAAGAAGGGAGAACACggcggtttacccaggtttgggccaccttgcggtgtaagaccctactcctttgtggtggattgcctcgcgAGGAGGATGAGTATGAGCGAGTACAAGTTGCCCTCTGGAGCGGCTCCGGGCTTGAGGGGTGGATGAACTCGATCGGGTCTCAGCCCTTCTCTACAGTGGAGACTAACCTATTCTTATACTGGCtcggtcctcttcccccaaaGCTCTCGGCAGGAAGGGAtgccacaacggccaaatttgaagggggacaagaGTACACCctatcctgactaaaggtggtctttgcctgcaaAGCTTTTGTCCATGACGCGCAGGTGGGCTCGACgatgaccttcgtcctgccgAGCCAACATCCTGGCCATGTTGCACCAAAGAGGCAACCTTTGGGGCTGCCTTGGGAACCCGCGTGCTGGCCTTgctcctttagcaccaaagaggaaagccTCACTGTCCGTGCCTGCTGGCACCGGTCCTGGCGATGCTTGTCGACGCTGTCGTATCCCGCGTCACCCACGTGCATCGCGAGGCGGGGTGGCGAGCATAGAAGTGTTCGCCCCGCAGGAGGCCTCGGAGGTCGCTCCTCTCGGAGCCCTTGGGGCGCCTGACGAAGCTTGATGATACCCGCCTCGCGAGTGCTTTGCTTGCGGAATCTTGACACTGGGCCGCGCCGGGCCTTTTGACGATGCCACACGGTGGGCCGCAGGCAGACGGGCCTGGGTACCCCCAGTCCCAGAGCCTCGACAATTATCCCTAATTCAGAGAATCGGTAGAAGTAGCAAATGAACTAAATGTCTCCATATCCTAGTGTCAGTACTAGTAACCAATCCCATGTAGACGAGTGAATTGCAAAAAACCACCACATTGATGCCTAGGTTTGTGGAAAACACTGGTTTACGAATTTGTGCTAGAAACTACTGATTCTTGGCCTAATCTTTTGCAGAAAACATTGATCGGCCTCTTTGAGCATTTTAACCTTGAttatgacatgtgggtcccacaaAAGCTGATGTGGTGTAACTGTTGGTCCTAGGTGGCGTCAGAAAACGTGTGATAGGAATTTACCAAACAGTCCTTGGTATTTTTGCATAGGCACCCTTGAATCAAAACAAGAAAATGCAATCAGGGCCTTGCCAGGTGTACTCTGTCGCCGGCCACCGCACGCTGCCGCCCATGCCACGCACCAGCGGCGGCGGAGCTCACTGTCGCTGCTTGCTCTGGTGATGTGCCCGTCCTGCGTGCCGACGCTACTGATTGTGCCTgcgccgttcgccgccgcgccaCTGCTTGTACCCCTGTTGCGCGGGTCCGCGCCGCTGCTTTCTTCGGGGCtgtgcgccgccgccgctgctcgaGCTCGTGTTGTGCGGGGCCGCGCCGCCGGCAGGGGAAATAGaggagggaggaaggagaagAGGCGGCGCGGCCGGGATGCACGGGTGCATCGCCGGCGGCTTGGGGCCGGCCTTCTGTGCTTGCTCCCCAGGCGAGCACCGTGGCCGGGGTCGTAGTGGCTTGGGGCCAGCCGGCGCCGGGGGCGGGGTCGCGCGGCTTGGGATCGGCCGACGCGGGGggcggggtcgcgcggctcgggaTTGGCCGGCGCGGTGGCGGGGACTGCACTGGGTGGTTGACTTTTTTTAACGGAGTTTTTTTCCAGGGAGAGGAGGGGGGTTTTGGGAAAAAGACCCCATCTAACGTCGTTTATTGTGAACCGGTACGCCACATCAGCAAACGGTGGGCTCCATATGTCATAATCGTCATCAAATGGGCCAAAGCTCTCAACTAGTgttttttgcaaaagattagGCCGAGAATCAGTGGTTTCTGACAAAAAATTGTAAAACAGTCTTTTCTGCAAACCTAGACGCTAATGTGGTGGTTTCCTGCAATTCACTCTGTAGACGGAACTATAGGTATCACAACCAGTGGCAGAGCCAGACCGGCATGAAGCTCCCGGGTCTTTGAGTACTGTAGCTACAGTAGTATAGCCTGGTTGTTACTACCCAAGGATTTGGGCGTCACAACCTGGGCCGTGGCTCGGCGTGCCCATGTCCTGTCTCTGCCCCTGATCACAAGCACATGATGGAAGGCTAATTCGCAAGTCAACCAACCAGCGTTGATGGCGATGTCGAGCTTCATTGAAGTTGTCGAGGAGCACCATAGAAGATGATGCTTTCAAGGATAGGAGATGTCACTGGACAGGGGGAAGCACAACAAAAAAGGTCTGGgtgcagtggcggagccaggattttTTACATGGGTATGCGAAGCTATATTTTTTTTGTAACAtataataatatatgacatgaaAGTTCACAATGACCATGATGAACTACAATTTGTCTTTCTAGAAACAATCTCGAATAGTTTGGTGGCATTTTGAAAATAAGGAGAAAAATATAATTTAACACTATAGTCTACAATTCCAATATCACTGCCAACTGCCAAGTCAATTTAGCTCCTCTCTCAAGTGTTAACCGAACAAATGCAAATTAGTGCTTAAATTTGATTGAATGCAACAGACTACATTGAATTAGCTAATAAAATTATTCTGAAAGAAAATCAATCAATACATTACAGATCATTCTATGTTCTCAAAAATAACAAATCCAGATGAAAAGCTCACATAATTACATTATTGCCTTGTTGACGTGGAGTGTGCTGCATGCGCCATGCTTGTTGAGGACAAGGCGTGATATTGGGATATAGCAGGAGGGCAAGAGGCAGGGCTGGTATATAGGCAGTTCAAGGTCTGTTGCAAGTTTAAAAGTCTACTGATCCGATAGCAGCTCAAGCTAATACTTAGGCCCAGACACGTAAGGAATGAAGTGGGAGGGCATGGGATGGCTATGCATTTTGTTTTTTCCTGAGTTCTACACGTGAAAAGACTGCTATCATGCATATACATGTATGTATGGACATATATACTGATTCTCTTTTGTCAAAATTGTTGGGTATGCATTGCATACCCTTGAATAAGTCTAGCTCCGCCCCTGTCTGGGTGGTGCGAGCAAACACGCGATTGGCTGATTGCAAGGAGAACTTGGGGTGGGGGAGACATCGCCTATTGAACAAAGGATGTGTTACAGATATAATTGTACTCCTGCTGCTGGATAGTTTGCTGGGATTTGTGGTCTGAGTCAAAGGATTCCGATTCCAGTGTCCAGCCGTACACTTAAATATACGGAATCCGATTACAGTTCTCCAATTCCAGCTCTAATACCTGGTAGCC containing:
- the LOC125513833 gene encoding uncharacterized protein LOC125513833; the encoded protein is MAPSTSDGEASSSGTGSKSKEKERPRSFDEKTRTACWRKAAVLAGRHPERWRQDAAGNVVCRRFWSCHGCLCYEYDHIIPFSKGGESTVENCQILQTRVNRSKSDKAWVEKAEMQGFSCDIKFTDKELDVIEMAVYGDVIRPGKQCRCKTVAEMLGQVKSKNQMAACDLPT